tgcacttatgatactttctacggatgcagagagagtgcagaggtttgttgcagggCAGTACTCCGGTATTAGGGCcaatatggcccgagaggttgagatggggacttcttatcagctggtagttgagattgctcggaggattgagggctaccgtCAGAGAAGGAGAGGGCagatgcagcaggacaagaggGCCCGTTTCTctagagagtttagaggtgccccgtctaggggcagaggtcagtttgggagggtTCAGCATAGCAGGCCCTCATATTcatcaccaccacctcctcgaggtactCCAGCGTGCCCCTATATCAGCGCCACactagagagttcttaccgcccaccagccatcCAGGGATCTTCTAGTGGGTACTCAGGTTACCAGGGTTCTTCCAACTCCTATTTTattgccatgccagagagttcataccgcccaccggctattcaggcTTCTTCCAGTGGGTCTACACGCCATCAGCGTCAGACATCAGGGCATCATATCACCGTACCGAGGGActatttcgagtgcggagatcTCAGTCACATGAGAAGATtcttccccaggcttcggggcaaggcagtgcagtaaGGTCAGCAGTCCATTATTACAGCATCGACTGTTCGgtcacccagaggtggagggcaggttggtaggggccgtcctagaggtggaggccaggtagGGGGGAGGCCAGTCAGCTACTATTCAATCAGGAGGAGGCCAGCCCGCCGgtgctccagctagattctatgcttttccggctagaccagatatcgtgatcacatgtattatttctatattCGGTAGGGGTGCTTTgttattatttgatccagggtttacctattcatatgtgtcatctttgtttgctcattttctcgatattcctcgtgagtccttgggtactcctgtttatgcgtccactcctgtgggcgattctatgGTTATGGATAGGATCTACCAGTCCTGTGTGATCACATTTTATGGTTACGAGACTATTGCGGACcttttgttgcttgatatgatcgactttgaggtcatcctgggcatggactggttatccccatatcatgtcatccttgattgtcatgccaagactattaccttagcgatgccagaaTTACGGAGATTGGAGTGAAAGGGTTCCTCGGTTAGTACAGCTAGTCGAgtcatctcttttctgaaggctcgacatatctAGATTATATTTGGGACACCACCGTAgagtctccgacgattgattcagtgccaatAGTCTGGgagttcgccgatgtgtttccttctgaccttccaggcatgccgccagatcgtgatattgatttctgtattgatttggctccaagcatccaacctatatctatcccaccgtaccatATGGATACGAAAGTGTTGAAGGAGAAGcttgaggagttgttagcaaaggggtttgtgagaccaagtgtatcaccttggggtgcaccagtgttatttgtgaagaagaaagatgggactatgcggatgtgcattgattactgccagttgaacaaggttaccatcaagaataagtactcgTTGTCGCatatcgatgatttgtttgactagttgcattgaagattcgggactcagatgttccaaagactgccttccgtactagatatggccattatgagtttgtAGTGATCTCTTTCGGCTTGACTAATACCCCAAcgacatttatggatctgatgaaccgggtgttcaagccttatattgattcctttgttattgtcttcattgatgacatcttgatttactcacgtagcctggggagcacgagcaacatttaagAGTGGCActtcagacattgcgagaacagaagctatatgctaagttctccaagtatgagttttggccagagtctgtggcattcttgggtcatattgtaTCAAGatagggtattaaggtggatcccaagaagattgaggcagttcagagttggcctcgtcccactttggtgactgagatcaggagtttcctgggattagcaggttattatcgctggtttgtgcagggtttctcatccattgcagcacctctgactagattgactcaaaagggtgctccattctgttggtctgatgattgtgaggcgagcttctagaagctcaagacagctttgactacaacaccggttctagtgttgccttccggctcagggatgtatacggtatattgcgatgcttcacgcattgtcttgggttgtgtattgatgcaggaggggagaGTTATTACATATGTTTCGCGTCAGCTGAagattcacgagaagaattaccatgtgcacGACCTAGAGTTagtcgcgattgttcatgctcttaagatatggaggcattatctatatggggtgtCATGTAAGGTTTATATTGATCATTGCAgcttacagcatttgttcaagcaaagggatctcaatttgaggtagcgtagatggctcgagttactaaagaattatgacatcaccattctttatcatccgggcaaggcaaatgtggtcgcggatgccttaagcaggaaggcagagagtatgggtatcttggcattcatttcagcagaggagaggccactggCTTTAGACATTCAGttcttggctaacagacttgtgaggttggatatttcagagcccaactggGTTTTTGCATGagttgttgcccagtcttcactattggggCAAATCAATGCTCGGCAGCTTGATGATCCATATTTGGAAGTTCTTAGAGAGACGTTACTACAAGgcagtgccaaggaggttaccattggcgaggatggtgttctgtgactccaaggtcgtctatgtgttcctaatgtcgatttCTTGAGAGAGACGattctagaagaggcacacagttctcggtattctattcatccaggtgctacgaagatgtatcgtgacctgagacagcactattggtggtggcggatgaagaaagacatagttgagtatgtggctaggtgtctaaattgccagcaggtcaagtatgaacactagaggccaggtggcctacttcagcaaatgactatacctgagtgaaaatgggagcgcattaccatggacttcatagttgggttgttgcggaccttgcagaaggttgaccaagtcggcacacttcattatGTTTGGGCCGAGTTTGATgcagttttgtatattctactagttgcccaaACACTTGTGACAGTAGGTCTTGGCACATATTAGTAGACTTCGATTTTTGGGTTGTAGTTCAATAGTTATAACAGCTTTTAGATGTTTCCGTTTGCTTGACTTAAAAATCCGttatttatcaaatgctttaaatTTAAGTAAAGTGAGATGTTGGAATTGCTTAATAAAAATGCGAAATCACTAAGCTGTTCACTCTCGGCGTGTCTAGCAACGGTGCTGGACACCATCACGGCCTGACATGGAGTTAGGTCGTGACACTTTACCTGATCTTTGGTGGCATGGACTAGTCAAATCAGAATTATTTGCCAATAGGTGTCCTAACGCACCTTTAAAATTGTTAGGTGGTGacttttctcttttaataccaatttaaaagagttgtcacccgtcgaaacccgctttcgtgagaaaacggggcgcgacagcatgacgACTCTTCTAGGCATTTACACTTAGTCTCTTACCATAACAAagttggcttatgtggattaacAGATATATTTGATGGAATGCACATCTCTTCTCTTATATTTCGTTTtttgtttaaattgctatgaAATGTACATCCCCTCCCttatttccttttatttgtttaaattgatgtGACATGAACGTCCTCTCCCATTTTATTTCATCTTGTCTAAAACTGCTATATCATGACTTTCTCATCCCTCTTTCTGTATTTGCTTGtttatttctataatttttgaaaatggcatcacataatgaaaattggtcggatggtagttgttcatactttgatgacccttgtccttattgtggaggaccacactcatggaaaaattgtttaaattctctcAGGGgaggattgtgcgcacaatcgcAAACCTATGAGTGaagtatttgtgataagtgtaGTAGTTAAAATGGTCATTGGGATAATtatgcttatttgtccttcccttccccgaacccccgCTATCATGATTCTACTTTTTATGATGACAAGTATAGgaatatggaagtggaagaagttgagcatggtcaaaatggatagttcaagctcatgttggaatgcctacttgaaggaggaaacaaagagcaaaatgccttggaaGAGCTTTTGGAGAATAGTCTCCGAAATGATTTGGcacttgaaaggttgaactcacaaatgggagaaattcttgaagctttagaggtcccaAAAGCCTTGGAAGTGAATGATatccaagaaccttccttagaggttgTAGCCGAAAATCCTTCTTTGGTGCTTGACCAaaatcaagaagaactctcaaatgctaaaaatgagacGATGATGCTCTTATTGGATTCCATTCTTGAAACTGAAGAGAAGCAtaacttggcactcgaggacttgaaacaagTTTTGATTCAAAATGACGAGAATATCCGCACTTTGGAAGctcaaataaaaatattggttgagAGCGTGGAAAGAACTCAAGAAAAGTCCAACTTTGTGGAAGAAAGTGAgatttattttgaggaatcaagaattgaacactCTCCAACCAACTCCATGCTTGTTGGTGATgacaagaaaaatatggaattagagtcaactaaaaaaattgaagaaatggttgaatttgactctagttcgggggaccaagaggatgtcaaaatccggaAAGAATTGAAATTTGGAGGCTTGATTTCACATTCCAATCATTTATCAACATTGGAGTtgtgtggtgatatgggaatGGAACCATGTGAATTCATGTGGGAGtgtaaagaagaaataaaagagCCTTACATTTTACAATTTGAAGGTACAAGAAGGCAAAATGGCATTCCTCACATGAAAtccaagaaatgcaaaatgaagaaattaaagtttggcttgatcatctacttacctCCTCCTCCCCTCCCCCCCTCGCTCGTGGTCACAAACTTGATTTCGAGTTAGGTGCCCAGTTCATATCTTCCAAGTGGCGaaaaaagtggtaaagttgattcgcgtcgtgccacgacgttaaatgcagagcttggtgggaggcaacccatcgttttcaaaTTTTTAGtcttttttgaaattttcttttttagaatagtttattatattatttttgattAATCTACAAAGTTTTAGAtttttttggagttgaattaagGGGTTTGAGGTGTTGGAATAAGCCAAAACAGTGGCTGCCCAGATCTTTCCAGCTGAACTCTGGTGCAACCACACCTATGGACAAATGCACGAATGTGCGCCTTCACAAAAGCGAATTAACTGGGTGCATATGCGCATGTTGCACAGAAGCGATGAAGTTATCATAGAAGCGGCTTCGCGGAAGCGCTTCTTTTACCGCATGTGCGTAAGTTGGGCAGGTTTAACAAACCAAGCCCTCATTTCATCAGGTAACACTCTAATTTGTTTTCCCCTAAACTCAAAACTACCTCTCATCTCTCACACAAGGCAACTACTGCTCACAGTCGAGTTCTCACACATAAGACACACAGGTATCGTTATCAGTTCTCTCATCTACTCctctcatcttcttcttcttcttcttcttcttcttcttcttcttcttcttcttcttcttcctcttcttcttcatcattacttattttgcatgcatgtatcccCTAATTCCCCATTTCCCTCTGATTAGTGTTAATATTAGGGGTAAGAAAATTGGTTGAGTGTAGTGTGTTTGCTTGGTGCTGTTGAAAGGACATTGGGGAAGTCTTAATCACCTAAATTGTTTTAGAAAAGTCATTACACTCTGTGCTTGTGAAATAATCTTGTCGTTGGCCTTGAAATCATGAGTAGTCATGTTGGATGTTCATATATTGCATTAATTTAGAATTCTTGAGTAAAAATTATGTGCCAAACTCATGTTTGGAGTTGAAAAGAGTCGACGGTTGCTGGGCTTTTGAACACTCTGATGAACACCGCAGATGCGCAAAAAGGGCCGCACAtgcagcctcgcacctgcgatgcataTCCCCTAGGTGCAATGTCTATTGAGAAGTGGAAGTTTGCATAAGCGAAACACCTTTCGCAGTTgcgcaaccgcacctgcgacagaccttccgcaggtgcgatgaccgGCAGAAATTGGCAATTCCAGTAGCTTTGCAACTGGAGATTCCGGAGCCTATTTGGCTCGATTCTTTGGCCTAATTACATTATTTTTAATTGCTTAACATGATTCTATGGACCGACTAACTTTGTATTGATTTTTAAAGGTACTTTGAGCTTAAAATGGACCCAAAGATGAAGAAAAATGCCTCGCTTGATCACGAAATTGAAGAAGTGGCTGAGGATTTGAACTATGATGCTAACAGATTCATGTCGGTTGATTTCCAAGCCCGGAATTATGAAGATCTTCTCATGAAGAAGCTCAAACTTGAGAAAGGAATTGCCGATGACAAAGTGGCCGAGCTCCTTCCAGATTTCCATGGACGGCTAGTTTCAAGCGGCTAGACATGCTTCATCCCCACTCCATGCAAAGCCAATGAGGAATGGGTTCGGGAATTTTACACCAACTTAAGGCGTACACATTTACAAAACCATGAACTTACAATAAGGGGAAAGATTGTGAAATTCAAAGTTGAAGATATAAATGGTGTCTATAGGCTCCCAAATCATCCGCTTGAGCCAATGCAAGAAAGAGATACATGCGACAATGGTGATTGGCTAGTCTCAAAGCTTTGTCCTCCAGGTCAAAGAGTGACTTGggctaaaaaagaaaaaaggcatcaaatatggtgatttcaCAGCCACAACAAAAATGTGATTGTATATCATTGCGAGCAGAGTGTCTCCTTGTGGGAACGTGTCTGATGTCCCATATACCAGGGCCCTGATAATTGCTTGCATCCTTGATGGCATTCCTGTGAATATCAGCCACTACATTGTTCGGGAGATAAAGGAGTATGTGCTTCAAGGTGGCACGACATTTATATTTCCATCATTGATTACAGAGATGTGCCAGTGTTCACAGGTTGAGAAATGGAATAGAGAACATTTCATACCGGCAGACAAGCCCTTTCACCCATTGAGAGTGACAGGAGAAGGCAGTGTGCTAAAGagcaagaagaggaaaatagagatTGTTGTAAGTGAGGGGTCCTCCTCACAAGCTACTCAGGCCGAGGGACCATTTGGGATGCTAAATTCCTAGCTTGCATCCattcatgacttagtgacacagCTCCCTAGTGGCCCCTCACACTCCCAGCCTATGCCCGAATATTTCACCAGGGAAGAAATGAAGGCCTACATGGAGGTCCAAAAAAAGCAGGCAGAGTCTCACGAGAAGTTGGCAGCAGGCTCGAGGCAGCCTATGGAAATATGGCCCAAGGCACATGTAGATCTTCAGGCGAACTTCAAAAAGGAGAAAGCGAGAAATAAGAAGAAGGGAAAGTTCATGATTAAGATGTGGAGAGGCATCAAGGCCATCTTCAAATGGGGGCAGCTGAACAGGAAGATACCCGTCGAGGAGAAAGATGATAGTGAAGAGTATTCCTTCTTATCGAGTGTTGCTGATGTTGAGGATGATACTGATGCTACCGTTAATGATGAGGCCGAGAGCTCTACACGGCAGTGATTAGCCTTTTCCCGCAGTTTGTTAGTCTGATGCAGACCTCAGAGAGATcctcaaactactcttattttattttgatattatgCAGTAAGGACACTATAGTGTTTTTAGTTGAGGGTGGCTTTAGGGAGTATACTTTATCTGTACATTGATGCTTAACTTGTGCCCTTGTCGGGCTTATGCttttgtatggatattgtgtgcccttgccaggcttaggcttttgtatggatattgtgtgcccttgcTGGGCTTGTTTTACCATTGCTTATCATGTGCTCTTGCTGAGCGTACTTTGTGATTGATGATATAATTGCAGATTAGTCATTCTTTTAATTctagtttattttttttattattctttttactTATCTATTTTCTGTAGTAgtgtttatttattttatttttattcctttagtttttattctattttatttagtagtttttagttattttatttttattaaatttagtttttattctattttctttagtaatttttagtttatattatttttatctctttaatAGTAAtatactttgaaataaattttctcGGGTTTTCTTTATGCTACTGTTCTTTCCCGAGGAATATTTTGTGTTGAACCGAGTGAtttttccctatgatggatggcaTGAAAATTTTCTTAAGAGAATAGTCTTATTTAGTAGTGGAGACTTTTGGATtgtttggtactaataaaattagtctcttgtATATGATGTAtgaattaagaatacccctccATTTTGATTTGGTTATAAATTGAAAGAATAAGTTGCAtgggaagaataatttttgagATAACTTTTTAGCTCATTTTGTGACTCTTTGCACACTAGTTGGCATGATTTGCTCTAATTGTCTtattaagaagtgaaattgatccGTCTTGATTAGTTTATGTGCCATATGTGTTAGTatttgttaaaaataattcttgtgtttacttttatcatctagaacttgcTCGGTTAgtctttcaatgctaatgtttggttggagggatgaccttaggcattccttgtgatctttgaaaaaaCTTCTTTAGCCTATCgagcctaccattgcataaatattatcactagtttaccccatttcagcctttaaccttttctttggctacctcattacaaacctttaccccttttgtgaaataattccctcttttgaacccgtccctccttgaatgctaagaatgaggctaaaagcctaagttcgGGTTGTTGGTGTTAATTGGAAATTGGTAAGGTTATACATTGTATGTAAAAGCAAAGACCTCAAAGTTGTTTATAGGaagatactcaagctccaaaagaaaatagtTGTATAAAAAAATtggcaaataaaaaaaa
This region of Nicotiana tomentosiformis chromosome 4, ASM39032v3, whole genome shotgun sequence genomic DNA includes:
- the LOC138909495 gene encoding uncharacterized protein, which produces MSVTDYEVRFSELSRHALMILSTDAERVQRFVAGQYSGIRANMAREVEMGTSYQLVVEIARRIEGYRQRRRGQMQQDKRARFSREFRGAPSRGRGQFGRVQHSRPSYSSPPPPRGTPACPYISATLESSYRPPAIQGSSSGYSGYQGSSNSYFIAMPESSYRPPAIQASSSGSTRHQRFTYSYVSSLFAHFLDIPRESLGTPVYASTPVGDSMVMDRIYQSCVITFYGYETIADLLLLDMIDFEVILGMDWLSPYHVILDCHAKTITLAMPELRRLE